The following proteins are encoded in a genomic region of Mycoplasma sp. NEAQ87857:
- a CDS encoding co-chaperone YbbN, with the protein MLKESNKNEILENVKDGKGLQLVVFHATWCGPCRMYKSSLEELSEKDNVEIYRVDIDQNREYATEAGVASIPFTQVYVDGKLVESAAGYKPYTQLKEYIEKF; encoded by the coding sequence ATGTTAAAAGAATCAAATAAAAATGAAATTCTTGAAAATGTTAAAGATGGTAAAGGTTTACAGTTAGTTGTTTTCCATGCTACTTGATGTGGTCCTTGTAGAATGTACAAAAGTTCATTAGAAGAACTTAGCGAAAAAGATAATGTAGAAATTTACAGAGTGGATATTGACCAAAATAGAGAATATGCTACAGAAGCTGGTGTAGCATCAATTCCTTTCACACAAGTTTATGTAGATGGAAAATTAGTAGAATCAGCTGCTGGATATAAACCTTATACACAACTTAAAGAATACATTGAAAAATTTTAA
- the holA gene encoding DNA polymerase III subunit delta, with protein MTLIYGSEPYLNEEKLNNIKQKFNPADIVVFDSKSIDYKMEEALSSMSLIGNKNLIILNDFYCLFEKNLKANSDLFDKWITIISQSYHEVVIFSNKDSIIKNKFTNFLNEKADVLVSSKINKKDLIQFVINYINSNKGYISYNDAVYLLEMLPENLFIITNEIKKLLNLSKKINIDLIKNNIQDTSSKPFAFLNAIETGRFANIYTKYQHSLLENDNIIFLVSQLASYLTLSSCVYNLKKMNWDNQKIAKELNIHEYRVIKAMNLIKFYGYKKIKNIIFNLAKTDLLIKRNSNSAKIIFENFLIKNFYI; from the coding sequence ATGACTTTAATTTATGGAAGCGAACCTTATTTAAATGAAGAAAAATTAAATAATATAAAACAAAAATTTAACCCCGCTGATATAGTGGTTTTTGATTCTAAATCAATAGATTATAAAATGGAAGAAGCATTAAGTTCAATGTCGCTTATAGGTAATAAAAATTTAATTATCCTTAATGATTTTTATTGTTTATTTGAAAAAAACTTAAAAGCTAATAGTGATTTATTCGATAAATGAATCACTATTATTAGTCAAAGTTATCATGAAGTAGTTATTTTTTCAAATAAAGATAGCATTATTAAAAATAAATTTACTAATTTTTTAAATGAAAAAGCTGATGTTTTAGTTTCTTCAAAAATCAATAAAAAAGATTTAATTCAATTTGTAATTAATTATATTAATTCAAATAAAGGTTATATTAGTTATAATGATGCGGTTTATTTATTAGAGATGCTTCCGGAAAATCTTTTTATTATTACCAACGAAATTAAGAAATTATTAAACTTATCTAAAAAAATAAATATTGATTTAATTAAAAACAATATTCAAGATACATCATCCAAACCTTTTGCGTTTTTAAATGCAATTGAAACAGGAAGATTTGCAAATATATATACTAAATATCAACATAGTTTATTAGAAAATGATAATATCATTTTCTTAGTATCACAATTAGCTTCATATCTTACCTTAAGCTCTTGTGTATATAATTTAAAGAAAATGAATTGAGACAATCAAAAGATAGCTAAAGAGCTTAATATACACGAATATCGTGTAATTAAAGCAATGAATTTAATTAAATTTTACGGTTATAAAAAAATTAAAAATATTATTTTTAATTTAGCTAAAACCGATTTATTAATCAAAAGAAATAGTAATTCGGCAAAAATTATTTTCGAAAATTTTTTAATAAAAAATTTCTATATATAG